A portion of the Pseudopipra pipra isolate bDixPip1 chromosome 1, bDixPip1.hap1, whole genome shotgun sequence genome contains these proteins:
- the E2F3 gene encoding transcription factor E2F3 isoform X3 produces MPLQQAKRRLELGESGHQYLAEGLKTPKGKGRAATRSPDSPKTPKSPSEKTRYDTSLGLLTKKFIQLLSQSPDGVLDLNRAAEVLKVQKRRIYDITNVLEGIHLIKKKSKNNIQWMGCSLSEDGGMLAQRQGLTKEVTELTQEEKKLDELIQSCTLDLKLLTEDSENQRLAYVTYQDIRKISGLKDQTVIVVKAPPETRLEVPDPVEQSALIHLSSTQGPIEVYLCPEENDALSPMKTYSQDHNGNISKTISKEVASANSGQGDCSVNMATISPLASPANLLQQTEDQIPSNFEGPFVNLLPPLLQEDYLLSLGDEEGISDLFDAYDLEKLPSLVDEFIYS; encoded by the exons GCAAAACGAAGGCTGGAGCTAGGAGAAAGTGGCCACCAGTATCTTGCAGAAGGACTAAAGACTccaaaggggaaaggaagagctGCAACAAGAAGTCCAGATAGTCCAAAAA ctCCAAAATCTCCTTCAGAAAAGACTCGGTATGATACATCACTTGGCCTTCTTACAAAGAAGTTCATTCAGTTGCTGAGCCAGTCTCCTGATGGGGTCTTAGATTTGAACAGAGCAGCAGAGGTCCTCAAGGTGCAAAAAAGGAGGATTTATGATATCACCAACGTACTGGAAGGCATCCATCTCATtaagaaaaaatccaaaaacaACATTCAGTGGAT GGGCTGCAGTCTGTCAGAGGATGGTGGCATGCTGGCACAGCGTCAAGGCCTCACAAAGGAGGTGACGGAACTGactcaggaagagaaaaaactgGATGAGCTAATCCAAAGCTGCACCCTGGACCTCAAGCTGCTAACGGAGGACTCAGAAAATCAGAG ATTAGCTTATGTGACGTATCAAGATATTCGAAAAATTAGTGGCCTTAAAGACCAAACTGTTATAGTTGTGAAAGCTCCTCCAGAAACAAGACTTGAAGTGCCTGACCCAGTGGAG CAGAGTGCATTGATACATTTATCTAGTACTCAAGGACCTATTGAAGTTTATCTGTGCCCAGAGGAAAATGATGCCCTCAGTCCAATGAAAACCTATAGTCAGGACCACAACGGAAATATTTCCAAAACCATTTCCAAag AAGTGGCTTCTGCTAACTCAGGACAAGGTGACTGCTCAGTAAATATGGCAACAATCTCTCCATTGGCTTCTCCAGCCAACCTTTTACAGCAGACCGAGGACCAAATTCCCTCAAACTTTGAAGGACCATTTGTGAATTTGCTGCCTCCTCTGCTTCAGGAAGATTATTTGCTGAGCCTTGGGGATGAAGAAGGCATCAGTGACCTCTTTGATGCTTATGATTTAGAGAAGCTTCCTTCATTGGTGGATGAATTTATATACAGCTGA